One Verrucomicrobiota bacterium genomic window, ATGGTCCCGCGGGCGTCGAAGTTCTGCGCCACCTTAAGCGGGCTGTGCTGCGTTCGATTGGCACGGCCGGTGAGCGCCCGGCGGATCTCCTTCTCCAGACGCTGGCGGACCTGTTCCACGACGCTGCGAATGATCCGTCTGGCCTCGTCAAGCACCCGGCCCTTCATGTGGCCTTTGAACGTCAGCATTGCCTTGAGTAGATCCATGTTGGGTTCAAGGCGCGACAACACGTCTGGATCGGTCAGGAGCTGCGTGAGGCCGTACCGTTCGATCGCGTGCTTCTCAACCACCTCCAGCGTCTGCTTTGGGAACAGGGCCTTGGCTTCCTGGAGCCACCGCGTTGCAGTGAGCTGGCTGGGATCCAGCGAGCCCGCACGGTCGCCTCCGCCAGGGCGGACGCCGCGTCCCTGGTATTCTCTCTGGTAGAGGTAATCGAGCACCTGAGCCATTCGAGACTGTGAAGCAGACAGCGGCGAGGAAATGGCTCGCTGGGCGTACCGCCCCAGGACCAGACGCCACCGCGATAGCGCAGCCTGAGCGTTCATGAGGGTGTGCCCTCCGGCGACTGGACCCATCTGCTCAGTTTCTGCTGGTTCAGGGCGGCCGCCACGGCCTGGGAAATCCGCACGTGCAGTGCCATGTCCTGTTCAGTCGTCTCGTGGTGCACCAGTTCACCCAGATCGGCCTGACCGTGCATCTGTGCAACGGCCTCGGCGACCTTGTCGATCTCGCGCGGAGTCAGGTCGGCAAACGCCAACCTGAGTTCGGGAAGCGCCAGCAGAAACTCCTCTTCATCCCATCCATCCAGCAGCTCAGTGAGCCGCTGGAGCAGGCGGGAGGATCGCCACGCCGCCTCCCGACAGGTCGCCAGCAGTCCGCGGACAAACGCAGTCCTGCCGGTGCGGTCGGCAGTCGCAGCATTGAGCGTCCCGGCCAAGTACCGCAGAAGGTCGTCCTCCGACAACTTGTCTTGGCCATAGAGGACGCCTGCGGCGGCACCGAACACGGCCGCATGACGGTGGCGCGAAGAGACGATCTCCCGTAGGGACCGCTCGAACAACGCCGCGTCGAACTGCGCCTGGCCGGCACTGGCCACGATGTCGCGCAGGGAGGCGATGGCCCGAACTGTGGGTCCGACCTCTGATTCAGTGATGTTGGCCAAGTCCCCCAGGACGTAACAGGCCTTGGTGTAGATAGCTTGGGCTAAGTCATGGACCAGCGCAAGATCGCCCGCCTCCAGTGTTTGCCTGGCCTGCCGGAGAAGTAGTAGCTGCTCCAGACCGGTGACGAGCGAATGCAGGGCCGGGTCCTCGGCGATCTCTTCCTTCAAGAGCCGCCCGATCTGGGCCACGGAGTCCTGCAGGCCCATCTGGCAGGCTCGCATGAGGAGGGACACAATCTCCAGCGTGCAGCGTCCCCGTCCTTGCTCTTCCAGCTTCAATATCGCTTGCCGAAGCCTCGAGAGGGCTGCCTGCTCAAGCGTCTCACCATGCACGGACTCCTCGATCAGGCGCCCCTCGGCGGCAGGTGACCAGGCATAGCGCCACTGCTCCTGAATCAGTTCGACGTCGACGCCGGCCGAGAAGTCTGCGCCACGGAGGAGCGACGCGAACGGCACGCCCAGGAAGGTCAGCTGGTTGAAGAACCGGCTGGTGCGGCGGTGGGATGGTTTTCGATAAACGTCGAGGACCACTTCCTTGGCGAGCGAGTCGTCGATCTTGAGCCCCAGTCTTGCGGCTGAACGGCGAAAGTCATCGACAAGCGGCGGCACACCCGCTTCCGGGGCGACGCGACCGGCGGACCATCCCGAGAGCACCTGCCGGGCCAGGCCCATGACTACCGTCCCCTCGGTGTCCATGGCGCCGGGCACGAAGCAGCTCCGCATGGCGTCCAGCACATCCTCGCGAGTCGGCGAGCCATGCCCTCGAACCTGAGCCAACCGCCGCGCCTGGGCCATCGCCGTTATCTCGTCGGCTGCTGAGATCGTCACCGCAAGGTTCTTGTCCCGGATGAACTGGCCGACCTCTACGACCATCTTGCCTGCCGCCTCCAGCAGCGGCGAGGGGCTGCCAGCATTCATGAGTTTCCAGACCGAGTCGTAGTATGCCGGAAGCGGCATTCCGGCCCCGTAGCCGTTCAGCGCGTCGAGTTGGTCGAAGCTGTAGGCCATCAGGCAGGTGGTTGTCTCCTCGCTGGCAAACGTGTGCCCGTCCGCGGGTGCGGATGTGTGTCTGCCTCGGCGGTCATGCACCATGTCCGGCAGGGCCGCCGTGTGGAACCCGCCGGTGACCACGACGATCGGCGCATCGCCTTGTGCGGCCATCTCTTCGAGAACGGCCCCGGCCATCGCCCGCTCCCTCGCAATGGTCCCGTCCAGATGCAGCACACGGGCGTCCTGACTGGCCCGGGCCAGCAGGCAGTAGGCAGCCACACGGCGGACAAACGTGTCCGTATCAAGCTCGGTACACCCCACCTCGAAGAGGTGGTCCCACAGTTCGTCCGAGTCGCGGCAGCCATTTCGTTGCGCCAAGGCCCGCACGTACTGGCTGCTGCGAAGGTAGCTCTCTTCCAGCAGGGCCGTTATCTGCACGCTGGCGGAAGGACTGCGCGTCCGTTTGTCGGCCAGGACTTGGCTCGGGAATGTCAGGTCGATAAACCGCAGCCTTGCCCCCAACTCCGTGCCGATGCGCAAAGCGACCAGTTCCGGCGAGTAGTCGCACATGGGGTAGTAACCGGCAAATCGCGGGGGCAAGTCGGATTTCTCGCTGCCCGGCAGCTTGACGCGCCGGGCCTTGTCGATGTATGTGGAGAAGGCGGCGATGGGCGTTCGTGTCTGGGGACTCACAATGCATGGAATGAGGGCCGTCAGGTCAGAGGGCCCCTCGATCAGGACGGCACGCGGCTGCACTTGGCGCAGGAGGCGCGCCAGGTGCCAGGAGCAGGCCGGGCTGTGGTGCCGGATGGGAAAGAAATAGAGCCCCTGGAACGACAGGCGTTCCTGCAGATGGGCGATCTCCTTTTCCGGGACGAACTCCTGCACGCTCTTGCCTCAGACATCCAGAAGGCCTCGGGCCTCATAGAAGCTCCTCCAGCTGCTTCCCAGGCGGAGCCTCGACTTGACAACCACGTCGAAATACTGACGCACCTTCTTGGCGTCGTCGGGGGAGTCTTTGATCACCGTGCCCAGAAGCTGCCGCACCAGGTGCTCGCTTCGTACGCGTCCGTCGCCCAGGTAACAGGCGTCCAAGGCGGCCGAGAACGCCACCGATACGGCCTCTGCCGTAGACATAGGCGTGGAAGGCCGGTCCACGACCGTCCCCTCGGCCGTGCGACCGTTGCGAAGATCCTGAAACGCCGTGACCAGCATGTCGACCACATCCTGCTCAATCCTCGCCTGCGCCCCGGCATCGGCCAGCAGGCTTTGCGCCTGCTCCATCACCAGACGCACCTCGAAGTCCTTGTCGCGGATAGGACGGACCGTCTCGAAATTGAACCGCCTCTTCAGCGCCGAGGACATCTCGTTCACGCCGCGGTCGCGGGTATTGGCCGTGGCGATGATGTTGAATCCCTTTTTGGCCAGCACCAGCGAGTGGCCGTCGCCCAGTTCCGGAACTTGCATCATCTTGTCCGACAGGATGCTCACCAGAGTGTCCTGGATCTCCTGCGGACAGCGCGTCATCTCCTCGAAGCGGACAATCAGTCCCTCCTTCAGACCTATGTATAACGGCGAAGGCACCAGGGCCCTGGGGCTGGGCCCCTCGGCCAGCAGCAGAGCGTAGTTCCACGAGTATTTGATCTGGTCTTCCGTCGTCCCGGCCGTACCTTGGATCGTGTTGGTGGATTGGCCGCAGATCGCCGCCGAGAGCAATTCCGACAGCATGGTCTTGGCAGTGCCCGGCTCGCCGATGAGGATGAGCCCGCGATTGCCCATCAGCGTGACGACGCAACGGTCCACCAGCATGTCGTCGCCGTAGAGTTTGCGAGGAATGGCGATCGGCTGCCCCGAAGGCGACGGAAGCTTCCTGCCGTCCGAACCGATGATGAACGTCCGCACGGCCTTAGGAGACAATTGCCAGCCAGGAGGCCTGGGGTCCTTGTCAGCCGCTTTCAAGGCCGCCAGTTCCTCGGCAGATCGTTGCTCCGCTGGTTCGCGGACTACGGTGCGGTCAGCTTGTAGTGCCATGCCATGAGTCCTTCATACTACGTCGATGTCCAGATCATTCGCTCTACCATTGGCTGGACTTCTTCTCCCAATCCGGATCGAAACCCGTTCCCGTCTGGGCCATCTGACGAATGTCGTTGTAGCACTCGCTCAGGAGGACCGCGGGGACCTCCTCCAGCGGGATGCCGGCGCTCATGCTCCAGTAGTTGACCTTCTCGGTCGTCCGACTGAATGACAGGGCCAACAACGCCACGAGACAATTGGTCTCGGGCAGACTGTTGCCCGTGAATTCGATGTTGGCTTGGAGCCCCAGTGCGGGAAACTGCTTGGTGTAAAGAACGAACACGCCGCCATCCTCGGCTCGCCCGCGGCTGTAGCCGAGCTTGGCGGCCGCCCCGCGCAGCTTGAATGCCTCGATCATGCAGCCTTTGAAGTCTTCAATCTGGATCCGACGTCGGGTCTCCTCGCTCAAGGCATAAGGAGATCGCCCGAACTGCTGGAAGAGCGCATCCACCTTGTAGTCGGTTAGGTGGATTGTCCACTTCTGCCCAAGGTCCGGCGACACGTTGCACGTATGCGCCACCCGAACTACGGCATCTGCGGGCACGGTCACCGCTTCATCGTTCACGCCGCTCAGGGACCTGTCCTCCAGGGGTCGGAAGGTCGTCAACAACACCCCATCCGTGAAAGCTGCCCACACCAATCGCTGGCAACAGCGGCCCACGATTGGGTGGCGGTGCAGATAGCGGTCCCAGTCGTCGAACACCCATATCCGTTGCGTACACATTGCCTCATACAGGCGGTCCTTCTGCAGACGCAGGACGGCCGCCAACTCCTTCTTAGCGGCGGAGAAGGCGGCCTTGGCCTTCTTGTACGCCTCCTCCTGCTCGTCCTGGCGCCGGGCTGGAAAGGCCCTGACCGATTTGCCATCAGCCCTGACCAGCTCCAAGTCAAGATTGCCGGAAAGGCGCATGGTGAGCTGACGCGGCCCGGCATCAAGCACCGCCTGGCCCGTGTCATCCAGGCCCGCGGTGGGAATCGTCCGGTCCGCGAGTTCGTCACGAGTCCAGTTCTTTCGCTGGGCCAGCGCCTGGGCCACGGCATCGGCTTCCTTGCGGATGCCTGCAGTTCGGAAGCGATTGGCAACCGACAAGACCAACTGTGTTGCGGAGGCATGCTCCACCCAGGCGAGCATCCGGATCAACGCCTTGCATTGGGCGGCGCGGTAGCCGTACCAGGTCTTGAGATACTGCTCGACGGGCGCGGACGCACCGGGACCGCAGCAGGCGGCGGCGACCGCCAGCACGCCCCTCTCCTTGACGGCACTCCCGGCAGGTTGGCGAAGCAGGCCGGGAAGCAGTGTCTGGAAGATGTCCTCTTCCGTTTGTGTCTTGTCGTAGGAGGCCCACATCTTGGCCTGTTGGCGCGCTCTGGCGATGGCCTGTTCTCTGGGAATCGGTATCGTGTCCTTTCCGATCCAGTTCTCCAGCACCCATTGGCCGAGACGTTCCGCCTCGTCCTTCCTGAACCATTGCGCGTACCGCCGAAGCATGGGCGATGGCTCAGGGTCGCCCACCTTGTAGGCCTTCACGATCATCCATGCCAGGATCTCTCGATCTACCATCTGGCCGCTGTCGGCCCAATGGACCGGAGGAACCAACTGCACTTGGACCCAATCGAGGCCGGCTGGCATGCCTTTGGCCAGGCCGGCCTTGGCTTCGGCGATCAGCCCGGCACGGTCCAGGAACTCGTCCACCGGGACGGCCATGGCCTCAA contains:
- a CDS encoding AAA family ATPase, yielding MALQADRTVVREPAEQRSAEELAALKAADKDPRPPGWQLSPKAVRTFIIGSDGRKLPSPSGQPIAIPRKLYGDDMLVDRCVVTLMGNRGLILIGEPGTAKTMLSELLSAAICGQSTNTIQGTAGTTEDQIKYSWNYALLLAEGPSPRALVPSPLYIGLKEGLIVRFEEMTRCPQEIQDTLVSILSDKMMQVPELGDGHSLVLAKKGFNIIATANTRDRGVNEMSSALKRRFNFETVRPIRDKDFEVRLVMEQAQSLLADAGAQARIEQDVVDMLVTAFQDLRNGRTAEGTVVDRPSTPMSTAEAVSVAFSAALDACYLGDGRVRSEHLVRQLLGTVIKDSPDDAKKVRQYFDVVVKSRLRLGSSWRSFYEARGLLDV